The Miscanthus floridulus cultivar M001 chromosome 6, ASM1932011v1, whole genome shotgun sequence genomic interval GTCCGCACGCTCGGGCACGGCGCGTCAGGCGCCGTCGTGTGGCTGGCCTCCGACGACGCCTCGGGGCAGCTCTTGGCGGTCAAGTCCGCGGGCGCCGGCGGGGCGGTGCAGCTGCGGCGCGAGGAGCAGGTGCTGGAGAATCTCCGCTCTCCACACATCGTGCCCTGCCTCGGCTCCCGTGCCGCCGCCGGCGGGGGATACCAGCTGTTCCTCGAGTTCGCGCCCGGCGGGTCGCTGGCCGACAGGGCAGCCCAGAGCGGGGGCCGCCTCGCGCAGCCTGCTGTCCAGGCGTACACGCGAGACATCGCGCGGGGGCTCGCGTACCTCCACGGCCGGTCGCTGGTGCACGGAGACGTCAAGGCCAGGAACGTGGTGATCGGCGGAGACGGCCGCGCCAGGCTCACCGACTTCGGGTGCGCGAGGTCTGTCCAGCAGCCGTCCCCGTCGTCGCGGCCAATCGGCGGGACCCCAGCGTTCATGGCGCCGGGGGTGGCGCGCGGGGAGGAGCAGGGGCCGGCGGCCGACGTGTGGGCGGTCGCCTGCACCGTCATCGAAATGGCCACCGGCCGTGCGCCGTGGAGCGACGTGGACGACGTCTTTGCCGCCGTTCGCAAGATCGGCTACACCGACGAGGTCCCGGAGCTGCCCGCGTGGCTGCCAGCGCACGCGAAGGACTTCTTGCTCATGTGCCTGGCAAGAGACCCCCGCAAGCGGCCCACCGCATCGCAGCTGCTGGAGCACCCGTTCCTCGCGTCCGCCTCATgcaatggcaatggcaatggcaatgCCGATCCGACCAAGCGTGACTGGGCGTCCCCCAACAGCACGCTCAATGCGGCATTCTGGGAGtccgacgacgaggacgaggagacCTCTGAGCGAGCGTTCGAAAGGATCAGCTCTTTGGCGAGCCTCTGCTCGGGCTTGCCCCACTGGGATTTCGAGGAAGGCTGGATCCAAGTGTGGGGCCAGTGCTCCCGGGTCTGCGAGGCACCGGCCGACACGGTGACGGCCGGCGCTGGTTTTGCCGTAGGGAGTGGAGCGTTGGATGCCGCCGTGGTTGATGATCTCCACGTCGTCGTCGTGGAAGGCGCCAGTAGATTTGCTACATGCAGTGTACGAGTAATAAATAATTCCAGCAAGTGCCAGCAGAGACATTCGCCTGTCCACGCAGGAGGCAATGTAGGAGTTTTCAGCGATTTTGTTAAGTGCCACAAACATCCCAGCGCAGGGGTAGGCAACAATGTAGGAATTAGAGATGATTTTGCTAAGTGCAAGAGACATCCTAGGATGAGCGCAGGCAGAAATGTAGGAATTGCTGCTGATTTTGTCAAGTGGCAAACACATTTTAGGGTTATTGTAGGCAGCAATGTAGAGTATTTGCGCCCGGTTGCCAGTCGCCGGGGCGAAGCTGGGGAACTCGATTGTCCTTGTAATCGAGTAGTAGAAGATAAATTTGATTTCGTGCCAATTTGGGCATTTTCGTGACATTTTGCGTGGATGTTGCTTCGACGTTCCCACCTAGTGTAAATATAATACAAAGCGCTCAAGGGTTCGATCTGAATGCTACAATTGCCAGGCAGGAGCGAAAGTCTGTCGTACTACACAAGCCACAAGAAGGCGCACCATGGGAAGGCACCGCGGCAGCAAAACAACACATGATGGTTAGCGCCAGGCACCAACCACGTCAAAAGGCGGTTGCGACGTTATCCACTAGCTACAGGGCAAAGGAGGAGCGACACCGTTAAGAAGTAGCCCGAAGCATAGAGCGAGAAACCCTAGGAGAAACCATATGTTTGGTACTCCATAGCCTCCTCAGTATATAAGGGAAGGCATGGGCTTCCGTAGGGGCGACCGGACCTCAAACAAGGAGATCAAGACCAACCAAACCCTAGATTAGCATAGAGCTATCCCTACATCTCTATCTCGACCTCCATTGTAACAACTCTCGATTGAACATTCCTAACACGAAGAATACCACTGCTAGATGTAGGGCTTAGACGTCCAAACTGGGATAAATCCCTTGTGTTTTGAGTGCTTAAGCGGCCACAGGTACACACATCAGCCCTTGTCGAACAACTCGATTACCGCTGTAGAAATGAACACACGATGCCGGATCTAGCCCGTAGGCCAGATCCAGCAACCTCACACGCTGCAACGACCTGAGGATGCCGAGCCCGCCATCCTTGCGTGCACACAGGCTCACCGCCGGACGCCGCAGATGTGTAGCCACGCACGGTTGGAGCAACCGCGCCGTCACAACATCCACCTTCACTGAGCACCTAGGCTTGCCCCAAGAGCAAGCCAGAGGAGGCGCGAAATGTGGCCATGGGCATGCCAGATTTGACTTAGGACCCACCGGATCGAGGCCACGGTAGCCAAAGACGAGCCACGACAGGGCAAGCATGCCTGGGAGAAGAATGTGCGATGAGAGCATAGGATCCTTGCCGCCACCGTCCTCGCCCCGGCAACAAAATGCATAAAATTGATGGTGGGGTCACTATTACTGGGTAAAGAAACGGCATGAGCACTAAAACATTTCTAAAGTTCATACATTAAGCTAATCTTTCAGCTAGTCTATGTATACCTATATGAATAGGTGGTATCCTCAGCATCATACGATGTTTTCGGTTCCACTAGGGAGAGGATCAAAGTAAATACATGTGGTAAATCAATTAATTTTAAATTTGGCAGAATTTATTTGAAAATATACTGATATTTATCATACTAGATAAGTATTATTAGTttcatcataaaatatattttatagtaaTACCTATTTGAACTTTGAAGGCATAcattaatattttctataaatttagtaaaACTTAAAAATAGTTTGACTTTGACAAGActtagaattgcatttttttaagATGATGATAATAAATAATATTCATCTCGATATGGATCATCATTGCCTCGTTTACATATTCAATCATATTCATAT includes:
- the LOC136460932 gene encoding mitogen-activated protein kinase kinase kinase 17-like is translated as MDAPAAKQLRLVRTLGHGASGAVVWLASDDASGQLLAVKSAGAGGAVQLRREEQVLENLRSPHIVPCLGSRAAAGGGYQLFLEFAPGGSLADRAAQSGGRLAQPAVQAYTRDIARGLAYLHGRSLVHGDVKARNVVIGGDGRARLTDFGCARSVQQPSPSSRPIGGTPAFMAPGVARGEEQGPAADVWAVACTVIEMATGRAPWSDVDDVFAAVRKIGYTDEVPELPAWLPAHAKDFLLMCLARDPRKRPTASQLLEHPFLASASCNGNGNGNADPTKRDWASPNSTLNAAFWESDDEDEETSERAFERISSLASLCSGLPHWDFEEGWIQVWGQCSRVCEAPADTVTAGAGFAVGSGALDAAVVDDLHVVVVEGASRFATCSVRVINNSSKCQQRHSPVHAGGNVGVFSDFVKCHKHPSAGVGNNVGIRDDFAKCKRHPRMSAGRNVGIAADFVKWQTHFRVIVGSNVEYLRPVASRRGEAGELDCPCNRVVEDKFDFVPIWAFS